DNA sequence from the Sediminibacillus dalangtanensis genome:
CAGCATGATGATTTGTTCACTACCGAGAGGCTGAAAAAGAATCGTGGTAACAAGCTTTATGTGGACTATGTTCAGCATGGCAGGGACAAAACATTGATCGCCCCCTATTCACCACGAAAAAACGATGCTGCCACGGTATCTGCACCATTGTTTTGGGAAGAAATCACCGAGCGGCTTTCCCCTGACCAGTTCACACTGGAAAACACCGTCCAGCGGGTACAAGAAAAAGGCTGCCCCTTTGCCGGATATAACCAGGCAAGAGACAGCCAAAATCTAGAACAGTTAAAACAATTTATTAGCAAAAGCAATTAAATTCAGGAAAATGATATCGCCCAGCTTCCGTTACGGAAGACCGGCTCTTTGCTACCATCCTGCGTAACCCCGTCAATGTCCAGCTGAGCAGATCCCATCATGAAGTCTTCGTGGTTAAGACTATCATTTACTCCGTGCTCGTCTAACTGCTGCTTGTCCATTTCCGGACCATGCTCTATATTTGTCGGGTATGCTTTTCCCAACGCCAAATGACATGAAGCATTTTCATCAAACAAGGTGTTGAAAAAGATGATTTTAGACTGGGAGATCGGGGATTCGTGCGGAACTAGCGCGACTTCCCCCAGTCGGCGTGAGCCTTCATCCGTATCAAGCAAGTGTTGCAGGGTTTCTTCTCCTTTTTCTGCAGAAAACGAGACAACCTTCCCTTTTTCAAAGGTCAACGAAAAGTTCTCAATTAAATTGCCGCCATAGCTCAAAGGCTTGGTGCTTTTCACCGTCCCATTCACCCCATACTTGTGCGGCATGGTGAAAACTTCCTCCGTAGGCATGTTCGGGTTGAACTCGACTCCTCCAGCAGAAACAGCCGAGCCGCCGTGCCAAATATGATTTTCTGGCAGATCGATGGTCAAATCGGTTCCATCCGCTCGATAGATAAGCTGCTTGTATTGTTTATCATTCAAGTACGCACGTGCTTTGCGCAGCGTTTCATTGTGGTCTGCCCAGGCTTTGACCGGGTCTTCCTGATCGACACGGGTGATGCTGAAGATTTTTTCCCATAACTTTTCCTGCGCTTCTTCAGAAGAGAGATCTGGAAAAACTTTTTTCGACCAGGCAGCTGTCGGATATCCGACAATCGACCAGCATACCTTATCATTCATGATATAGTCCCGGTACTCACTGAGTGCTTCACCGCCTGCCTTGTTGGCTGCTGCGATTCGCTTGCCATCGATATCCTTCAGTAAGTCGGGATTTTCTCCATAAATCGTAAGTAATGCGTAGCCATCCTTGACCATTTCTTCCAGTCCCTGCGCTTTCCATTTCGGATAATTTTCCAGGACTTCCATCGGAGCATTTTTCATTTTCAAGTAAGTAAGTGTTTCATCGTTCCATTCCAAATGGACATTTTTAGCGCCTGCCTGATAAGCTTCTTTCACTACCATTCGTGTGAATTCGGCAGCTTCCACAGGAGCATTGATAATCAGACCCTGTCCTTTTTGCAGGTTGACACCTGTTTGAACCGCCAATCTGGCATACTTTTTCAATGCCTCAGCATGATTACCCATTCATAAAACTTCCCTTCACTTTTTCTTCCATTATTCCACAAATCTCGAAGTAAAGATAGTAGACAATTGGAAAAATTCGATCGTTCTGCTTTAACTGCCAGTTCTATGACCGCCAAGCAAGCGCCACCCTCAAATAAAATTAAGAAAAGCAAGCCACTAGGGAAAATGGTTTGCTTTTCTTGTAACGATGATTAAACCGTTGGAGCGAACGAACTCCCATTAATTATTGGATGGCTGTTTTTATCGTTTCCAGGTTTTTTTCCATCAAACTAAAATAGTCTTCTTGGTTTTCAATGTCCTCTTCGGTCAGTACGGCCAAGTTATGGACACGAAGTGTTTCAGCGCCAATTTCTTTTTGGACTACCTCTGCGACTCGCGGGGTTACATTTTGCTCAAAGAGAATGTATTGCAAATCATGTTCTTCAGATTCTTCGATAATGGTTTCCAATTGTTTTTGGGATGGCTCCTGGGCGGTTGATAAACCAGATACAGCAATCTGTTCAAGACCATAAGCATCTTCCCAGTACCCAAAAGCGGCATGTGAAACAAGGATTTCCCGTTTCTCCCCATTTTCCACCGTCTGATGGAAAGATTGATCTAATTCGCGCAGTTTTTCCTCCAAATCAGCAAAGTTGTCTTCAAATGCTTGTTGATGTTCTGGCATCAAGTCCACGAGACTGTCCTTAATGTTTTCAGCCAAGTCGATTGAACGGATAGGGTCAATCCATACATGCGGATCATAATCACCATGGTCATGCTCTGCTTCTGTTACCCCAGCGTCTGCGGATTCTTCCTCATCTTCTTCGACATCTTCTCCCTCGTGCTCATGGTCATGTGCTTCTTCTCCATCATGATCATGGCCTGCTTCTCCTTCGTGATCATGATTGTGAGTAGAAGCAAGCAGGGAAACGCCATCAGTAGCTTCAACCATGGATACATCCTCCGATTCTACTGCTTCAGAAATCGTTTCCGCATAGGATTCCATTCCAGCGCCTATGTAAATAAAGGCATCCGACTCAGCAATGTCGACCAACGTGTTGGATGTTGGTTCAAATGTATGCGCATCTGCCCCCGCCGGCAGAATTGATTCTACTTCCACATAATCTCCGCCGATTTTTTCGGCAAAGTCTTGTAAAGGATATAGGGTCGTATATACTGTCAACTTATCCTTTCCTTCCTCTTCCTGTTGGACCGAAGAAGCTCCGCATCCGGCCAGCAGCAGGATGAAAAACAGCATACCGAATAATACTTTTTTATTCATCATTTTCCTCCCCTGAAAATATAGTTGAGTATTGTACCAAAAGAATTATATCGTAATGATTTCGTTTTGTAAATAGGAACGGTTTCGTTTTATAAATATATTGCTTATTCATGGAGCGAACAAAGGAGATTTTCCCCTGTCGATTTATCCTGCCGGAATAGGGCAGAGCTGCCATCCACTTTTGGTCAATAAAAAATGCCCAAGCAAAAGTTGCTTGAGCATTCATGGAAAAATCACTATCACTTTCCTCGAATCAGGAAGCAATAGACACATCCGGTTCCAACTGTAATTCGACGTTTCCCATTACCGCCCGGGAAATCATACAAGACTGCTCTGCCTTTTCGACAAGTTGTCTGACTTTGGCCAATTCCGTTTCAGAGCTTCCTTGTTTAAGGACGACGGACGGACGATGGACGATTTTCTGATAAGTAAAGACCCCGTTCGTGACATCCACGATTCCCTCTGAATTTAGATCCATACTCTCAAGCGGAAGACCAGCACGCTCAATCATCGCACCGAGTGTAATGATATAACAAGTCGCTGCAGCTCCCAACAACATTTCATCTGGATTGGTGCCCACCCCCGGTCCATCCATTTCAGGGGGAATGGATATCTTTGTTTTCAGGTTACCTGCTTCGATGCGACCAACCGTGTTCCTTCCTCCAGGCCAATCTGCCTTCAAATGAAAAGAGTGCGTTGCCATCACAAACTTCCTTTCTATTGCTGAGTCTGTCCTTATTGTAAGGCGCCTCCTGCATAAAGTGGAAATAAAATGCCTATTCGCTCCAATATAAAGAAATGGGGGAGCATAATAAATCCGATTGAAAAAAAGGGTTGATTACACTAAGGAAGAAACAGCGAAGGGCATGCGAATGAACTTAGGAAATAGGAAAGCATTCTGGCTTGATGTATGGGAACAAACACTCCTGCAAGGTACTTTGCTTTCCGTAGGCACGGCTTCAGCTAACTTGGTAAAGAAAACCGTTTTACCAAGTGGATCTTCAGCTCGTGCTCTTCCCGGTCAAGTCTGCGTACCTTGCCTCCGTTAGTTTAAGACATTATTTCACAAACTCTATATTATTTAAAATAGAATTACAATTACGCACTAGGGCATTAAAACTAACATTATTACCAATTAACATAGTGACAATAGTTATTGTCTTTATGTTGTTTGAACTGCGATTTGGTCTGCCAATCTAAAAGAAAAACCGAACGAGTTCGAATGTTTAACGTTCGAATCATCGCTCGGTTTTCGCGTTGGCCTCTATGCTTTGTGCCAATCCTTTATCTGACGCTTATGCTTGTTTTTCGGTTTCCTTGTTGCTGGATAAGAACCAGCCGGCTACAGCAATGGCAACAAGCACACCGTAGAAAATCAATTTCCAAACAGTAGAGTGCGCAAAGTCATGCGGCAGAATATGGATGGCATCATGCGCAAGCACGGTGATTAAAAGCTTGACACCTACCCAGCCGACAATGATAAAAGCGGCGATTTCCAAACCAGGACGATCATGCAGCAGTTTGACAAACAAATTTGCGGCAAACCGCATGATAATCAATCCTATCATCCCGCCAGCGAATACGACACCGAACTGAGCCCCGTCCAAGCTCCCTATATCCGGCAGATCCGTGGGAGGAAGCGCCACCGCCAATGCTACTGCAGCAAGAATCGAATCGACAGCAAAAGCCAAGTCGGCAATTTCCACTTTAAGGACCGTCGTCCAAAACCCACTTCCTTTTGCATCTGCTTCGACTTCCTCTTCTTCGTTTCCACGCTTGGAAAACTTATCATATAAATGCTTGATAGCTATGAATAATAAGTAGGCGGCACCAATTGCTTGTACTTGCCATACATCGACCAGAAACGAAATGATGAATAAGGAACCAAAACGAAGGACGAATGCACCAGCCAAACCGTAGAACAATGCTTTTTTTCGTTTATCTTCCGGTAGATGCTTGACCATGATTGCCAACACTAATGCGTTATCTGCAGCCAAAATACCTTCCAATCCTACCAAGACGATAAGTACCCAACCATATTCGATCAATAATTGAAGATCCAATGCTAAAACAACTCCTCCTGTTTTGCTTTTTTGGCCCAAATAAAAACGGCCTCCACCGTGACCCGGTAAAGACCATAAAAAGAGACCTTTACCCTGGTGGTAAAGGTCTCGCTAACAACGTCGGTTGCCAATTAAGCCGGAGATTGACTCTCGAAATGACGACTTAAATTGTACAGCTACTCCCCTTTAGATGGTTATATCATAACATCCCTATCATCAAAGTCAACTAATTTATCAAAAACTGGCCAACTTTGGCGGGAATGACCTCCAGGACACAATATTATCCTTGCCTGGAACTGTCTTCCTTATGCATTATATTATTCATGTATAACCGAGTTGATTCGTTCGTTCATTTGCTGTTTCAATTGCTCCAGAAGCCGCTCACTTTCTTGCCTGCTTGGACTGGAAACACCGAAATAGCACTTGATTTTCGGCTCTGTACCAGAAGGACGAAGGCATACCCAGCCGTCTTTAGCCAGCAGGTACTTCACGACGTTTTCCGCCGGGAGGTCGATCCGCTCTGTTTTTTCCGTTTGTACATAGCGGCGTTCCGATGTTTGATAGTCTTCCGTCGCAATGACTTCCAGACCTCCGATTTCTGTAAGAGGATTTTCCCTGATATCCTCCATAATCGCGGCGATTTGCTCGGCACCATCCTTCCCTTTCAATGTCAGGGATGACATATCCTCGAAGTAGAAACCGTGCTGCTCATACAGGCCTTCCAACGCTTCCAGCAATGTCTTGCCTTTCTGCTTCCAGTAGCTGGCCATTTCACAAGCAATCATCGTGGATTGAACCGCATCTTTATCACGGACAAAATCGCCGATCAAGTAACCATAACTTTCTTCATAACCAAACAAAAACGACTCCCCTGTCGACTCGAATTCTTTGATTTTTTCCCCAATGTATTTGAAGCCTGTCAATGTATCGATTGTTTCTACACCGTAGTGTCTGGCTACTGTCCTGCCGAGCTCCGTGGTGACAATCGTTTTGATCAGTTTGCCATTCTGTCTGTCGGACTCACTGGTATGAGATAGCAAATAATCGAGCATCAATGTGCCAAGCTGGTTACCAGTCAACACTTGGTAAGAACCGTTGCCATCTTTGACGGCAACACCTAGTCTGTCTGCATCAGGGTCGGTTCCGACAAGAATATCGGCATCCCGTTGCTTTCCTTGCTGAATGGCTAATGTGAACGCTTGATGTTCTTCCGGATTTGGTGAATCGACGGTTGAAAATTCCGGATCTGGCTTCGCTTGCTCTTCAACAACGTGGACGTGTTTAAAGCCCAGTTGCTGTAATCCATTCAGCACCATGTCATGGGCGGTGCCATGCAGGGGTGTGAACACAATTTGCAGCGAATTATCGTTAGCGTGTTTCTCCGGACTCATATGGGAGATGGTTTTCAGTTGCTCTAAGTAGGCAGCATCCACTTCCTTGCCGATCCAATTAAGCAGGCCTTGCTGCTCTATTTCCTGCTGGCTTGCGACCGGGATTTCTAGTTCATTGTCGACTTTCTGCACATTGGTGATCACTTCTGCCGCTTCTGCAGGAGGCATCTGACCGCCATCTTCATTGTATACCTTAAAGCCATTATATTCCGGTGGATTGTGGCTGGCCGTTATCATGATACCAGCTGCAGCTTGTAAATGCCGTACGGCAAAAGATAACACCGGCGTCGGACGAAGTGATTCGTACACATGTGCTTTAATGCCGTGAGCTCCTAGAACTCTGGCAGACTCGACAGCAAATTCCTGTGATTTATACCGTGAATCATAGGCAATAGCCACTCCTCGATCAGCATAGTCCTTAACATTTTCTTTCACATAGTTGGCGAGACCTTCCACCGCCTTGCGAATCGTATAAATATTCATCCGATTCGTACCTGGGCCCAGCATTCCGCGCATGCCTCCGGTACCAAATGTCAATTCTTTATAAAAAGCATCCTCTAGCTCTTTCTCTGATCCCTGCATTTCTTCGAGTTGTTTTTTTAAAGCTGGATCAAGCTCCGGAAAGGCTGACCATTTGTTGTATGTAGTTTTCCAAGACATATATATCCTCCTTCACGATAAATACCGATTACTAAAAAAAGCTTACCATAAAATATTGATTTCCTCTATTTATCCATGAAAAATACATACCCGGTTTTCAAAGGGTTTATGCATTCTTTCATCGAAAAGCACTGTAAAATAATGGATGATCCCCTCCGGTTGTGCTTAACAGTCATTCTGTTCAGGATAGAGAGAAGCCTTGAGAAAATTATTTTGTCGTTTCGATGAGCTGGACTTCAAAATAAATCTAGTAAAATTTTTTCCGTTCTCTCTTTTCTTTAACCAATTTATTATATAATAGGGAAAAACACTTTATAAGGTTGTGGTCGCACTTGTCAATCTTCCAGAAAAAATGGGTTCAGGGTTTGATTGTAGCTATCCTGATCTTCATGCTCGTCTACTTGATTTCGATTACCAAATTCATCTTTGCACCTGTAGGAGCCTACCTGCTTTCGATTGCTGTACCGATTATCGGAGCGGGACTGCTCTACTACATTACAATGCCGCTGGTACGCAGATTGGAGCAAATGCGGATCAATAGGATCCTGGCAATTATCATCGTATTCCTTCTCATCATCGGCGTCATTTACTTAACATCCAACTTTATTGCACCGATTGTGCAGGAGCAATTCACCAGACTTACTGATAACATACCGAAAATGGTTGAGAGCGGCGAAAAATTGATCGATAACTGGCGAGACAATCAGGATATGATTCCAAGTCAAATAGACACCACGATCGAAAATATCACCAACAATTTAAATGATTATGCCCAAAATTTTGTTGGATTCTTGATTGATTTTCTCGGACAGTTGTTCGGGTTCTTATTCGCCTTTGTACTGATCCCGTTCTTCCTGTTCTTTATGTTGAAAGATGGCCACAAGTTTGTGCCCTTCGTCTCCCAGTTCTTAAGCACAAATAGAGCAGAAAGCTTCAGGCGTTTAGCCGACAGTATCAACCATACACTGGCTTCTTTTATACAGGGACAGTTCATTGTCAGTGTTTGTGTCGGCTTCATGTTATATATCGGCTATTTAGTCATCCATCTGCCCTATTCGCTTACCTTGGCGTTGTTTGGGCTGATCATGAATTTTATTCCGTTCGTCGGTCCCTTTTTATCAGCCGTTCCCGCTGTACTGGTTGCCTTCTTCCAGGATCCGATGATGGCTGTGTGGGCGATACTGGTGATGGTGATAGCGCAGCAAATTGAAAGCAATTTGATTTCACCGAACGTGATGGGGAAAGTTTTGTCGCTTCATCCCTTGACGATTATTACATTGATTCTGGCTGCAGGCAGCATCGCAGGCTTTATTGGACTGTTGTTCATTATCCCTGCATACGCGGTAGTAAAAACGATCATCTCCCATTTCTATCATGAGTGGCAGAAAAAACAACCAGAGGAAGACCAAAAAATATTTTAAGTAAAAGACTTGTTCACACAAAGCTTTTTCGGACATTCCTTTTAGTTTTAAACACGATTATTAGAACAAATCGGCTTAAAACCCGTTTCGCCCGTAATTCAAGTAAGATGCTATAAAGATCGATAAAACAAAAAACGGCATGGTTCCGGTGCTTGATCGGAACCATGCCGTTTTTATCAGGAACGAAAACGACTGAGAAACGAATTCAATCGTTCGCTCTTCGAGTTTTCCAATACTTGCTCAGGCGTCCCCTGCTCAGCAATCCTGCCTTCGTCCAGGAATACGACCCGGTCGGCAATATCACGTGCAAAATCCATCTCATGCGTAACAAGCACCATTGCCATTTCGCCTTCTTTGGCGATATCACGAATGACTTCCAATACTTCACCGACCAGCTCCGGATCGAGAGCAGAGGTCACCTCGTCAAACAACATGATTTTCGGGCGCATTACCAATGCTCTTGCCATTGCGACCCGCTGTTTCTGACCACCTGAAAGCTGGCTCGGATAATCGTCGAGCTTGTCTCCCAGTCCTACCTTTTCCAACATTTCCGCGGATCGCTCCCTGGCTTCCTTTTTAGGCACCCCTTTTACATTTATCGGAGCAACCATGCAGTTTTCCAGGATGCTCATGTGCGGAAACAGATTAAAATGCTGAAATACCATGCCGATATCCCCGCGAACCTGCCGCAGATGCTTCTCATTGGCCGGGACAAGCTCCCCGTTCTTTTCCATATGCCATAAGTATTGGCCATCGACGACGATGGTGCCGGAAGTCGGCTGTTCCAAAGTCATCAGCATACGGATGATGGTGGTCTTCCCGGATCCACTCGGCCCAATTAGCGCTACTTTTTCTGCCGGAGCGATTTCCAGATCAATTCCTTTTAAAACTTCCACATCTCCAAATGATTTGTGGACATCATTATATACTGCAATTGGTTTTGCCATCACGTGACAACTCCTTTATCTATTTTGCCTGTCGGATTATTTTTGTCGAACCGGCGATTCATTCTCTGTTCAAGCTTGCGGAAAAGTACGGCTGTCGGATAACTCATCACCAGGAAGAACAACGCCACTAAGGTCAACGGCTCTAAATAAGCAAAGTTCTTCGAGCCAAAATTGTTTGCCGCATGAAGCATTCCGGCAACACCAATCGTGGAAGTCAACGGTACTTCCTTGAACATGATAATCAAATAGTTCCCGAGCATCGGGATTGTCGGCGGTATTGCCTGAGGCAAAATGATTTTCGTCCATTTATCCTTTAATGACAAGTTCAATGCAGTGGCCGCTTCCCATTGCCCTTTATCGATCGACTCAATACCTGAGCGATATATTTCAGCTATATAGGTACTAAAATGAACACCAAGACCAATGATAGCCACCGTGATCGGGTCCAATGTCAAACCGACATACGGAACCATCGGCCATGCATAATACAGAAAAAATAATTGGACCAACGGCGGTGTCGAACGGATGAATTCCATGATGAACGCAACGGCCATTTGCAATGGCCTCCAAGGAATCCGGCGTACAAAAGTCCAGACAAAACCAAACAACATGGCAAACAGATAACAGGCTATTGTAAGTCCCAGTGTAATCCACATACCCTGGAAGATAGCGGGTAACGATTCAACTACATAGTTCCAATTCCAAGTCATTCACTAGCCACTCCCTTCGATGATTGTTTTTCTGCCCAACGAGTCAGCCAAATCAACGGAAGCGCTAAAATGAAGTAAAAGATCAGAATCAGAATATACACAGTCGGCGCCAGTGACAGGTGCGTACTTCTGAATATGTCGCCATGATAAAGGATATCTGTCAATCCTACCAGGGAAACCAGAGACGTAGCCTTTAGCATCTGAATCAGATAGTTACCAAATTCAGGAAGCATCATCCGTACTGCTTGTGGTAAGATAACAAGCCGCATACGTTGAAATCTGGACATATTCAAAGCTGTAGCAGCTTCTCTCTGTCCTTTGGCAACGGAAAGAATCGAGCCGCGGACAATCTCAGACATATAGGCACCATAATTCATTGCGATAGCGATCACCGCTGCCCAAAAATCACTGGACAATTGAATATCAAAAAGTCCTGGAAGTGCATAGTAAAACCAGAATAACTGGACAATCAAGGATGTTCCCCGGAAGACCTCTACATAGAAACCGGTGAATTTCCTTATAAAAATATTATTCGACAACCTGCCGAACCCAGCGATAAAGGCGACTAAGTATGATAATATCGCCGAAGCGATCAGTACAGTTATCGTTATGTTGATCCCCTTCATTAATACGGAGAAGATTTCAGTAAGATCACTAATGCGGATTCACCCTTTCTTTACCGGGAAAAGCAGGCCCCCTGACATGAGGGGGCCTGCTTTACATTATTTTTTCTCCCCTATTATCCTTGACAAAGCTCTTCGGTCGTAATGTCTTCGGTAATGACATTACTTTCTTCAGAAAAACCGAATGGTTCAATCAAACCGGCAATTTCGCCGTTGTCTTTTAATTTTTGTAATTCTTCGTTGTAAGCTTCTCTCAAGTCATCATTATCAGGATGGAAAACTGCTGCACCATAGCTTGGCACGCCATCGATATCCGGCTGTTCAAAGCCTTCCACGAATTCCAGTGCATCTGTGTCGGCAGATTCCAGCGCCATTTTAATCGTCATTTCCGTACCAGTGGTTGCCTGGGCACGTCCAGATTCAACAGCAGAGAACGTTGCCGGAATATCCGGGGCTTCCGAAATCTGATCTTCGCTTACACCTTCCTGCTGCAGAAAGTCGATTTCCGTAGCACCTGACATAACAGAGACGGTAATGTCCTCATTGTCCGCTATGTCCTTATAACTGGTAATATTGTGAGGGTTGCCTTTTTCGACGATGAGGCCTTCCCCATATTTAATTTCCGGTTCTCCAAAGTCGGCATTTTCACATCGTTCAGGCGTGATAGCCATACCGGCAGTCGCTACATCGAACTTACCTGCCTGCAAGCCTGGAATCAACTGGCTGAAATCAGCAAGCTGTCCTTCTACTTCATCTATACCAAGATTTTTAAATACTTCTTTAGCGATGGCTACGGCTTCCCCTTTTAATTCTCCATCTTCCTCATAAGCGTAAGGCTTTTCATTGGCAAAACCGATGGTTACTTTACCTGCATCCTGAAGTTCGGCCAGCTTGCCGCCGTCTCCTTCATTACCACTGGCATCTCCGTCACTGCTGTCGTCAGAGCCACATGCTGCCAATGCAAAAATCAACACTAAACCTAGTACTAGACCCGATAAGTATTTTTTCATTAACTAATTAAACCTCCCTGAATTTCTTAAGTAAAAAAAGCATTTGCTGTGCACTTGAGCAGACGCTTATTAGTAAGTAAAAATTCTTGTTATCCGTATGGATTTCACCTTCAGCTGAATATCACGTGAGCAGAATCACCTCCACTGCGGATAAAAGAAATGAAGCACAATTTCGGAGAAATGCTTGGAGTGCCTATAGGCATATATATAACTTTATACCTAATATTTACATTCTTCAATCTATGAATATTCTGATTAAATCGAGTCATACACCATATAACCAGCTTATTCTTTTATATCTCTAAGATGTTTATATTTGCTTGGATAAGATAGTAAATGCTTTAAAATTCTAACTACACAGAAAATTGCATCCGATTGCAACACTAACCAAATCAGGCTTCAGATCAAGGCTTACCATTTTTCTAGGACTCTGGGCATATCAATCGAAAAAGGGACTTCCTATACCCATTCCACGCACAGAAAAAACAAGAAACGCCTCAGGATGCCGCTTAAATCAGAACTGGATGGGCGTCCTTTCTCCTATCCACCGGAGAGCGAGTGAAGATTTTTTGCCATATAGAATGCCACTTTTTGACCTTCATGCTATCTGCATTTGGTTTTTCGTTCACAAACCAGAACTAAAGCTTTTCGGTGAACAGTAGAAAGGACCCGCCCCATAAGCCGTTTTAAAACTTTTGGGCGGATCCTTTTAGGTGGGCGATTTGCTCCTGCTTCTGAAACCTCTATTCTATTGATCCTCTTTTTGCCCGCGCACATCAATTCCTACCTATGTTAACAACCTGTTTGGAATCAACACGACAGCGTGGACTTTTTAACGAAGCTATACATGATAGACTCGCCGACAACTTGGTAGCCGATCTTTTGATATATTCCATTGGAAGTTGGGTTCGCCTCATCCGTGTACAAACTGCAAAACAG
Encoded proteins:
- the ehuB gene encoding ectoine/hydroxyectoine ABC transporter substrate-binding protein EhuB, giving the protein MKKYLSGLVLGLVLIFALAACGSDDSSDGDASGNEGDGGKLAELQDAGKVTIGFANEKPYAYEEDGELKGEAVAIAKEVFKNLGIDEVEGQLADFSQLIPGLQAGKFDVATAGMAITPERCENADFGEPEIKYGEGLIVEKGNPHNITSYKDIADNEDITVSVMSGATEIDFLQQEGVSEDQISEAPDIPATFSAVESGRAQATTGTEMTIKMALESADTDALEFVEGFEQPDIDGVPSYGAAVFHPDNDDLREAYNEELQKLKDNGEIAGLIEPFGFSEESNVITEDITTEELCQG